One Brachyspira pilosicoli P43/6/78 genomic window carries:
- a CDS encoding response regulator, which yields MKENTVILVDDDGITLNKTKALLESSSIKVLTAENLYELMSKIYKYNIDTLIFNPNLVWINVIEFITELKKVNNELDFKIFFISENIDKSLKEEAKKLNIKYINNNSNINKIIQDLVK from the coding sequence ATGAAAGAAAATACTGTTATACTAGTAGATGATGATGGTATTACCCTAAATAAAACCAAAGCCTTACTTGAAAGTTCTTCTATAAAAGTATTAACTGCAGAAAATTTATATGAACTTATGAGTAAAATATATAAGTATAATATAGATACTTTAATATTTAATCCTAATTTAGTATGGATTAATGTTATAGAGTTTATTACTGAATTAAAAAAAGTAAATAATGAATTGGATTTCAAAATATTCTTCATATCAGAAAATATAGATAAAAGCTTAAAAGAAGAAGCAAAGAAGTTAAATATAAAATACATTAATAACAATTCTAATATTAATAAAATAATACAAGATTTAGTTAAATAA
- a CDS encoding sensor histidine kinase, whose product MKIIKELFFKIKNRYGGLYLSIVSIFILLDLIASLYISSFVYEPNTSNLLYMFFTLFVPSSSIIVGIITIIKFVLEALKKKEGSHLKLAMVSIMAFMTVITSLVISKMSYYIIESNLNLFTNKSINDSLSYIIEVSNDDIINKQNSILNSISNVSMNYLNNIDLSDTAKISNIIYRDNIFTNIIFVSNSYYGYSTILFNSQNYVPLDINYRFSLDKITFANSEYNGLFYINAIVPLRDVNHYAIIFDSMPSNYINVRNNALNAFRIYNSINMFTGEFSIVLKLLYVFILGISTFISIIFGIIFSSFITRPISLLLNATNSIINSDFNIEMKFSGVHDLRNLIYRFNVMARALKYHRDKEKIRVSLETWKEAAIKVAHEIKNPLMPIMMNAELIEKRLKNNMSDDDLDKIRKYVNTIIKNSNSILSLVKSFSEFSFNIKLSDEKESINDVLIEVFDSFKNMQNVKFQTSFSKIDCFINMDRDKLLIAFRNLIKNAIEAMDNNNKESLIYLSSYHEVLDGEEFFTVSVTDTGNGIEKKDLRRIFEPYFTSKDKGTGIGLAIVEKIISEHNGRIDVDSIIGEGTTFFIRFEV is encoded by the coding sequence ATGAAAATAATTAAAGAGCTTTTTTTCAAAATAAAAAATCGCTATGGCGGTTTATATTTATCAATAGTTTCTATATTTATATTGTTAGATTTAATTGCTTCTTTATATATAAGCAGTTTTGTATATGAGCCTAATACTAGCAATTTGCTGTATATGTTTTTTACACTATTTGTGCCTTCATCAAGCATTATAGTTGGTATAATAACAATTATTAAATTTGTATTAGAAGCTCTCAAAAAAAAAGAAGGCTCTCATCTCAAGCTTGCTATGGTATCAATCATGGCTTTTATGACTGTTATTACAAGTTTAGTTATTAGTAAGATGTCATATTATATTATAGAGTCTAATCTAAACCTATTTACAAATAAGAGTATTAATGATTCTCTTTCATATATAATAGAGGTTTCTAATGATGATATAATTAATAAACAAAATAGCATATTAAATAGTATATCAAATGTTTCTATGAATTATTTAAATAATATAGATTTGTCTGATACTGCCAAAATAAGTAATATAATATATAGAGATAATATTTTTACTAATATAATTTTTGTTTCTAATTCATATTACGGCTATAGTACTATTTTATTTAATTCTCAAAACTATGTTCCTCTTGATATTAATTATAGATTTTCTCTAGATAAAATTACATTTGCAAATAGTGAATACAATGGACTATTTTATATTAATGCTATAGTTCCTTTAAGAGATGTAAATCATTATGCTATTATTTTTGATAGTATGCCTAGCAATTATATTAATGTTAGAAACAATGCTTTAAATGCTTTTAGAATATACAACTCTATTAACATGTTTACCGGAGAGTTTTCTATAGTTTTAAAACTTTTGTATGTTTTTATATTGGGTATATCAACATTTATATCTATTATTTTTGGTATAATATTTTCTAGTTTTATAACAAGACCTATAAGTTTGCTTCTTAATGCTACAAACTCTATTATTAATTCAGATTTTAATATAGAGATGAAATTTTCTGGGGTTCATGACCTTAGAAACTTGATATATAGATTTAATGTTATGGCAAGGGCTTTGAAATATCATAGGGATAAAGAGAAAATAAGAGTGTCATTAGAGACTTGGAAGGAAGCTGCTATTAAGGTTGCACATGAAATAAAAAATCCGCTTATGCCTATTATGATGAATGCTGAGTTAATTGAAAAGAGATTAAAAAATAATATGTCTGATGATGATTTGGATAAAATAAGAAAGTATGTTAATACTATTATTAAAAATTCTAATAGCATTTTATCTCTGGTAAAATCATTTTCAGAGTTTTCTTTTAATATTAAACTCTCAGATGAAAAAGAATCTATTAACGATGTTCTTATTGAAGTTTTTGATTCTTTTAAAAATATGCAAAATGTTAAGTTTCAAACATCATTTTCTAAAATAGATTGTTTTATTAATATGGATAGAGATAAGCTTCTTATTGCTTTTAGAAATTTAATAAAAAATGCTATAGAGGCTATGGATAATAATAATAAAGAATCTTTAATATATTTATCTAGCTATCATGAAGTTTTAGATGGAGAAGAGTTTTTTACTGTCAGTGTTACAGATACTGGCAATGGTATAGAAAAAAAAGATTTGAGAAGAATATTTGAACCATATTTTACTTCCAAAGATAAAGGTACTGGTATAGGTCTTGCTATAGTAGAAAAAATTATTAGCGAACATAATGGCAGAATAGATGTTGATTCTATAATTGGAGAAGGTACTACATTTTTTATTAGATTTGAAGTGTAA
- a CDS encoding HAD family hydrolase, with protein MIKNIISDIGNVLFKFDVVDFLYKHTNRVDDVDEFLDNTIRDKNWSLMDKGDLSFNNAKDYFLHACPKYKFILKEIFDSNLSAVLSIHHNIELLKEYKLKGYNIYYLSNMPVETFNTIRKKTDFFDKTCSGGIISADVKIIKPTKAIYELLLRKYKLNAKECLFIDDNFDNVAAAEQVGIKSIHLKNIDDLSLELKNIEYYENN; from the coding sequence ATGATAAAAAATATTATATCAGATATAGGAAACGTACTGTTTAAATTTGATGTAGTTGATTTTCTTTATAAACATACTAATAGAGTAGATGATGTAGATGAGTTTTTAGATAATACCATAAGAGATAAAAATTGGAGCTTAATGGATAAAGGAGATTTATCATTCAATAATGCCAAAGACTATTTTTTACATGCTTGTCCAAAATATAAATTTATATTAAAAGAAATATTTGATTCCAATTTATCTGCTGTATTATCTATACATCATAATATAGAATTATTGAAAGAGTATAAGTTAAAAGGATATAATATATATTATTTATCAAATATGCCGGTTGAAACTTTTAATACAATAAGAAAAAAAACTGATTTTTTTGATAAAACATGTTCTGGCGGTATAATTTCTGCTGATGTAAAAATTATTAAACCAACCAAGGCTATATATGAATTATTACTTAGAAAATACAAATTAAATGCAAAAGAATGTTTATTTATAGATGATAATTTTGATAATGTTGCAGCAGCTGAGCAAGTAGGAATAAAATCTATACATTTAAAAAATATAGATGATTTATCTTTGGAATTAAAAAATATAGAGTATTATGAAAATAATTAA
- a CDS encoding alpha/beta hydrolase, producing MKKIILSVTLILAFLISCNQSQNNQNNQSKGGDEMDTRVFKIYTNIEMKKVKFKNRYGIEIAGDLYLPENYTNQKNPAIVVSGPFGAVKEQASGLYAQEMATYGFVALAFDPSFTGESGGDVRNTSSPDIFTEDYSAAIDYLGLLDYVDRNRIGVIGICGLSGMAITAAGTDTRIKAVATLSMYDMSRDMSKGHQDYYTPEQRRIIREYLSEQRWKDAESKTYALGNHEPTFDANNNIQASAMVVPEELPENADPVFAAFYNYYAKRAYHPRAINFVTSWTATMPISFWNFPLMANIKDVSPTPILLVAGDKAHSRYYSEDVYKEALEPKELVIVEDADHVDLYDNMEKIPFEKLSQFFTENLK from the coding sequence ATGAAAAAAATAATATTATCAGTAACTTTGATACTAGCTTTTTTAATATCTTGTAATCAATCACAAAATAACCAAAATAATCAATCTAAAGGAGGAGATGAAATGGATACAAGAGTATTTAAAATTTACACAAACATAGAAATGAAAAAAGTAAAATTTAAAAATCGTTATGGTATAGAAATAGCAGGAGATTTATATTTACCAGAAAATTATACTAATCAAAAAAATCCTGCAATAGTTGTATCTGGACCATTTGGAGCAGTTAAAGAACAAGCTTCAGGATTATATGCTCAAGAAATGGCTACTTATGGTTTTGTTGCTTTAGCATTTGACCCATCTTTTACAGGTGAAAGCGGAGGCGATGTAAGAAACACTTCTTCCCCTGATATATTTACAGAAGATTATAGTGCTGCTATAGATTATTTGGGTTTACTTGATTATGTAGATAGAAACCGCATTGGTGTAATAGGTATTTGCGGACTTTCTGGAATGGCCATAACTGCTGCTGGAACTGACACTAGAATAAAAGCTGTTGCAACTCTTTCAATGTATGATATGTCAAGAGATATGAGTAAAGGACATCAAGACTATTATACACCTGAACAAAGAAGAATAATAAGAGAATATTTAAGCGAACAGCGTTGGAAAGATGCAGAAAGCAAAACTTATGCTTTAGGAAATCATGAACCTACTTTTGATGCTAATAATAATATACAAGCTTCTGCTATGGTTGTGCCTGAAGAGCTTCCAGAAAATGCTGACCCAGTATTTGCTGCATTTTACAACTATTATGCTAAAAGAGCTTATCACCCTCGTGCTATAAACTTTGTTACTTCTTGGACTGCTACAATGCCTATATCATTTTGGAATTTCCCTTTAATGGCTAATATTAAAGATGTTTCTCCTACTCCTATACTTTTGGTAGCGGGTGACAAAGCACATTCAAGATACTATTCTGAAGATGTTTATAAAGAAGCATTAGAGCCAAAAGAATTAGTAATAGTAGAAGATGCTGACCATGTTGATTTATATGATAATATGGAGAAAATTCCTTTTGAAAAATTATCACAATTCTTTACTGAAAATCTAAAATAA
- a CDS encoding nucleoside-diphosphate sugar epimerase/dehydratase: protein MDKKNIVIIGAGNAGETLASEILTSDENNEYNILCFLDDDENKKEINIYNHTIKVEGKVKDIEKIINKYKNDNIELEEIIIAIPTLKQKELLEILDIIYPTGIKYKILPCFFEIIKGNASIKDIRNIEPSDLLGREEIGFDEKEISDYYKDKTILVTGGGGSIGSELVRQLVTLPVKKVMALDNSEGAIHSLIMSLNDRKNEKNKHKFKYIISNVRDYVKVDKILKQENPDIIFHAAAHKHLPFMEEYPEEAIKNNILATENIATLAIKNNIKNFIFISTDKAVRPTSLMGASKRICERMIMSLSHEQNITKFKITRFGNVLGSSGSVIPVFERQIREGKPLTVTHPEMVRFFMSIREAARLVIKACTLNDGVIFTLDMGKPVKILDLAKNMLKMYGLTEKDIPIIFTGIREGEKLYEEILMDDETLIPSQYKKLFIAKDPVQCLTPEERKIMIDAFDIASLDADKDTIKLLMKRYIEEYTG, encoded by the coding sequence ATGGATAAAAAAAATATTGTTATTATCGGAGCTGGCAATGCTGGAGAGACTCTTGCTTCTGAAATATTGACATCAGACGAAAATAATGAATATAATATACTATGCTTTTTAGATGATGATGAAAATAAAAAAGAAATTAATATTTATAATCATACTATAAAAGTTGAAGGCAAAGTTAAAGACATAGAAAAAATTATAAACAAATATAAAAATGACAATATAGAACTAGAAGAAATTATTATAGCAATACCTACACTTAAACAAAAAGAACTTCTTGAAATACTAGATATAATATATCCTACAGGCATAAAATATAAAATACTCCCTTGTTTTTTTGAGATAATAAAAGGAAATGCTTCTATTAAAGATATTAGAAACATTGAACCATCAGATTTACTTGGAAGAGAAGAGATTGGTTTTGATGAAAAAGAGATATCGGATTATTATAAAGATAAAACAATACTAGTTACAGGAGGTGGGGGCTCTATAGGAAGCGAGCTTGTAAGACAGTTAGTAACTCTTCCTGTAAAAAAAGTAATGGCTTTAGATAATTCTGAAGGTGCAATACATAGCCTTATAATGTCTTTAAATGATAGAAAAAATGAAAAAAACAAACATAAGTTTAAATATATTATATCTAATGTTAGAGATTATGTAAAAGTAGATAAAATATTAAAACAAGAAAATCCAGATATAATATTTCATGCAGCAGCACATAAGCATCTGCCATTTATGGAAGAATATCCGGAAGAAGCAATAAAAAATAATATATTAGCAACAGAAAATATAGCTACATTAGCAATCAAAAACAATATTAAAAACTTTATATTTATATCAACAGATAAAGCCGTTCGTCCAACATCACTTATGGGGGCAAGCAAAAGAATATGCGAAAGAATGATAATGTCACTCTCGCATGAACAAAATATAACTAAGTTTAAGATAACAAGGTTTGGTAATGTTCTTGGAAGCAGCGGAAGTGTAATACCAGTATTTGAAAGGCAGATTAGAGAAGGAAAACCTCTAACAGTTACGCACCCAGAAATGGTTAGATTTTTTATGTCAATAAGAGAAGCAGCAAGACTAGTAATAAAAGCTTGTACGCTTAATGATGGAGTTATATTTACTTTGGATATGGGTAAGCCTGTAAAAATATTAGATTTGGCAAAAAATATGCTTAAGATGTATGGTCTTACAGAAAAAGATATTCCTATAATATTTACAGGTATAAGAGAAGGTGAAAAATTATACGAAGAGATTCTTATGGACGATGAAACTCTAATACCTTCACAGTATAAAAAATTATTTATAGCTAAAGACCCTGTACAATGTTTAACACCAGAAGAGCGTAAAATAATGATTGATGCATTCGATATAGCCTCACTCGATGCCGATAAAGATACAATAAAATTGCTGATGAAAAGATATATAGAAGAATATACAGGATAA
- a CDS encoding DapH/DapD/GlmU-related protein — MKVFTCFPPFYSDFGRNIKIGKNVFFNCGCSFQDRGGITIGDNVFLGMNVTISTLNHGFDLEHRSTTYPSKVVIGNNVWIGSGVNILGGVTIGDNSIIAAGALVNKDVPSNVIVGGVPAKIIRNL; from the coding sequence ATGAAAGTTTTTACATGCTTCCCGCCATTTTACAGCGACTTTGGAAGAAACATTAAAATTGGAAAGAATGTATTTTTTAATTGCGGCTGCTCATTTCAAGACAGAGGAGGAATAACTATAGGAGACAATGTATTTCTTGGAATGAATGTTACTATATCAACTTTAAATCATGGTTTTGATTTAGAGCATAGAAGCACAACATATCCGTCAAAAGTAGTGATAGGAAATAATGTTTGGATAGGGTCTGGAGTGAATATACTTGGTGGAGTAACTATAGGAGACAACTCAATAATAGCTGCTGGTGCTTTGGTTAATAAAGATGTGCCTTCTAATGTGATAGTTGGAGGAGTGCCTGCTAAAATTATAAGAAATTTATAA
- a CDS encoding MetS family NSS transporter small subunit — MSPDSAIFMALSLIVIWGGFIFFVSIGARKK; from the coding sequence ATGAGTCCAGATTCTGCAATATTTATGGCACTTAGCCTTATAGTAATATGGGGCGGGTTTATATTTTTTGTAAGCATAGGTGCTAGAAAGAAATAA
- the aroD gene encoding type I 3-dehydroquinate dehydratase produces the protein MIKVKNLNIGDGVPKICIPVIEKHKKDVIKYIKDIDKLPIDLIEWRADFYEDSDNNIEELSKEIKKCTTKPIIFTLRSVKEGGNLNIKSNTYDSMINIYKTIIDKKLFSIIDIELLTIKENDIKELIKLSKKENIKTILSNHDFNKTPNKLEIIHRIKKMIKLKADIAKVAYTPKKQKDVLTLLELHNEINNIPIITISMGEEGVITRLFYSVITFASAKRASAPGQIEATKLKYMIDNIYKN, from the coding sequence ATGATTAAAGTAAAAAATCTTAATATTGGTGATGGTGTTCCTAAAATATGTATTCCTGTTATAGAGAAACATAAAAAGGATGTTATAAAATATATAAAAGATATAGATAAACTTCCAATAGATTTAATAGAATGGCGTGCAGACTTTTATGAAGACAGTGACAACAATATAGAAGAGCTTTCTAAAGAGATAAAAAAATGCACAACAAAACCTATAATATTTACTTTAAGAAGTGTTAAAGAAGGCGGAAATCTAAATATAAAATCTAATACATATGACAGTATGATTAATATTTATAAAACAATCATAGATAAAAAATTATTCTCAATTATAGATATAGAATTATTAACTATAAAAGAAAATGATATAAAAGAATTAATAAAACTATCAAAAAAAGAAAATATAAAAACCATTCTTTCTAATCATGACTTTAATAAAACTCCAAATAAGCTTGAAATAATTCATAGAATAAAAAAAATGATAAAATTAAAAGCTGATATAGCAAAAGTAGCCTACACTCCAAAAAAACAAAAAGATGTATTAACATTATTAGAGCTTCATAATGAAATAAACAATATACCGATCATAACAATATCAATGGGAGAAGAAGGAGTTATAACAAGACTATTCTACTCTGTAATTACATTTGCTTCCGCTAAAAGAGCATCGGCACCAGGACAAATAGAAGCAACAAAATTAAAATATATGATAGACAATATTTATAAAAATTAA
- a CDS encoding sodium-dependent transporter translates to MSHQHRGQWGTRAGFILAAIGSAVGLGNIWRFPYMVASNGGGAFMIVFLIAMLTAGIPIMILEFSIGHKTHRSAPGALKFLNTKWEWLGWLQVFTCFAIVIYYSVIIAWSLSYGLFSLQGLKWGTDTAAFFTGEYLKLESGFSLGSFNLSVAIPLIIVWVIIFASVIGGVKDGIEKANKIFMPLLAILVVIILIRGITLPGALAGLDYMFKPDFSKLLNPQVWIAAYGQVFYSMSVAFGIMITYSSYLPDDSDIANNAFMTGFADTSFSLFAGLTVFSIMGYMAYSQGKEVAEVAGSGGIGLAFMVFPEAINALPGLNGIFGLVFFLVLSFAGLTSAISLAEVVISSFIDKFHFNRKKVAVIVILIQGLISMVYATGSGLNILDIVDAFLNNYNIVVSGLIEIVLVAWVYKLGDFKELINKVSEFKVGLWWDFCLKFLTPIFLAIMLALKLINDFQKPYGNYPQAALIILGWSMPILAFIVGIILAKLKDRTLNS, encoded by the coding sequence ATGAGTCATCAACACAGAGGGCAGTGGGGTACTCGTGCAGGATTTATATTAGCTGCTATAGGTTCTGCTGTTGGTTTGGGTAATATATGGCGTTTCCCATATATGGTAGCATCTAATGGCGGCGGAGCATTTATGATAGTATTCCTCATTGCTATGCTTACTGCTGGTATACCTATTATGATATTAGAGTTTTCTATTGGTCATAAAACACATAGGAGTGCACCTGGAGCTTTAAAATTCCTTAATACAAAATGGGAATGGTTAGGTTGGCTTCAAGTATTTACTTGTTTTGCTATAGTTATTTATTATTCTGTTATTATAGCTTGGTCATTATCTTATGGATTATTTTCACTTCAAGGATTAAAATGGGGAACTGATACTGCTGCTTTTTTCACTGGTGAATATTTAAAATTAGAAAGCGGTTTTTCTCTTGGAAGTTTTAATTTAAGTGTGGCTATTCCTTTAATTATTGTTTGGGTAATAATATTTGCTTCTGTTATAGGCGGGGTTAAAGATGGTATAGAAAAAGCTAATAAAATTTTTATGCCTTTGCTTGCTATACTTGTAGTAATTATACTTATTAGAGGTATTACTTTACCTGGTGCTTTAGCAGGACTTGATTATATGTTTAAGCCTGATTTTTCTAAATTGCTTAATCCTCAAGTATGGATTGCTGCTTATGGTCAAGTATTTTATAGTATGTCTGTTGCTTTTGGTATAATGATTACATATTCTAGTTATTTGCCTGATGATTCTGATATTGCTAATAACGCTTTTATGACTGGTTTTGCTGATACTAGCTTTAGTTTATTTGCTGGTTTAACTGTATTTAGCATAATGGGTTATATGGCTTATTCTCAAGGTAAAGAAGTTGCTGAGGTTGCTGGAAGCGGTGGTATAGGTTTGGCTTTCATGGTATTCCCTGAGGCTATTAATGCTTTACCTGGTTTAAATGGAATATTTGGTTTAGTATTCTTCTTAGTACTTTCTTTTGCAGGACTTACTTCTGCTATATCACTTGCTGAGGTTGTTATATCTTCTTTTATAGATAAGTTCCATTTCAACAGAAAAAAAGTTGCTGTTATAGTAATATTAATACAGGGCTTAATTTCTATGGTTTATGCTACAGGAAGCGGTTTGAACATACTTGATATAGTAGATGCTTTCCTTAATAATTATAACATAGTAGTAAGCGGTCTTATAGAGATAGTATTAGTTGCTTGGGTATACAAATTGGGCGATTTCAAAGAGCTTATTAATAAAGTAAGTGAGTTTAAAGTTGGATTATGGTGGGATTTCTGTTTGAAGTTTTTAACTCCAATATTCTTAGCTATAATGTTGGCTTTAAAACTTATAAACGATTTCCAAAAACCTTATGGAAACTATCCTCAAGCTGCTTTAATAATATTAGGTTGGTCTATGCCTATATTGGCTTTTATAGTTGGTATTATACTAGCCAAACTTAAAGACAGAACTTTAAATAGTTAA
- the aroE gene encoding shikimate dehydrogenase: MNITAKTTLTALFASPCKHSLSPIMHNKSFEKLSLDYVYLAFEVDKNNLKEAVASIKTLNMRGVNLSMPNKKEVIQYLDNISESARLSQSVNTIVNDNGVLTGHSTDGKGFIKSLEEENVNIKNSDVTILGIGGASISIITEFALYGVKEISVFKRDNNWTEQKKIIDNIQDKTNCKIELYTLDNKKELKKQIDKSKLLINATSVGMKEDASIIEDKTFFRDDLIVADCIYSPAKTKLLQIAEKENCKIINGMGMLLYQGALAFEMWTSKKMPVDYIKNIIFN; this comes from the coding sequence ATGAATATAACAGCAAAAACAACATTAACAGCACTTTTTGCTTCACCTTGCAAACACAGTTTATCCCCAATCATGCATAATAAATCTTTTGAAAAACTATCATTAGATTATGTATATTTAGCTTTTGAAGTAGATAAAAATAATTTAAAAGAAGCTGTAGCCTCTATAAAAACTCTTAATATGAGAGGCGTTAATTTATCTATGCCAAATAAAAAAGAAGTTATACAGTATTTGGATAATATTTCAGAATCTGCAAGACTCTCTCAAAGCGTAAACACTATAGTTAATGATAATGGAGTTTTAACAGGTCATTCTACAGATGGAAAAGGTTTTATAAAATCGCTTGAAGAAGAAAATGTTAATATAAAAAATAGCGATGTTACAATACTTGGCATTGGAGGAGCTTCTATTTCTATAATTACAGAGTTTGCTCTTTACGGTGTAAAAGAAATATCTGTTTTTAAAAGAGATAATAATTGGACTGAACAAAAAAAGATAATAGACAATATTCAAGATAAAACTAATTGCAAAATAGAGCTTTATACTTTGGATAATAAAAAAGAATTAAAAAAACAAATAGACAAAAGTAAATTATTAATTAATGCTACAAGTGTTGGTATGAAAGAAGATGCTTCAATTATAGAAGATAAAACATTTTTTAGAGATGATTTAATTGTTGCCGATTGTATATATAGCCCAGCAAAAACAAAATTGCTGCAAATAGCAGAAAAAGAAAATTGTAAAATAATTAATGGAATGGGTATGCTTTTATATCAGGGGGCATTGGCTTTTGAGATGTGGACTTCTAAAAAGATGCCTGTAGATTATATAAAAAATATAATATTTAATTAA
- a CDS encoding PhoH family protein has translation MIENFIPNKKVFVFDTNVILHDFKSIFSFEETNIVIPITVLEEVDKFKKGSDTINFNAREFIRELDAIVEKNEKTEGVKDIFKKGALLDNKSKVFVDVNNEEKEDFKKIFAGNIPDHKILSCAYNLKSENHRVVLITKDINMRMKARSLGIDTQDYNTDKIDKLSSLFTGIESISGDNARVYIKELKDNKQIGVKEEHSIYPNTYFCYRVNEEDEAVIGKYKDDTNTIVYVDSDINAYGIKPRNEEQAMALDVLLDNDIPLVTIMGKAGTGKTLLALAAALEKRREYRQILLARPIVALSNKDLGFLPGDVNSKLDPYMQPLFDNLSVIQHIHSDDSDESKNIKKMLENEKIVISPLAYIRGRSLNRIYFIVDEAQNLTPHEIKTIITRAGEGTKIVFTGDIHQIDTPYLDERNNGLTYLIDRTKGEVLSGTVTLEKGERSKLAELAANVL, from the coding sequence ATGATAGAAAATTTTATACCTAATAAAAAAGTATTCGTATTTGATACAAATGTTATACTGCATGATTTTAAGTCAATATTTTCTTTTGAAGAAACTAATATTGTTATACCTATTACAGTTTTGGAAGAGGTTGATAAGTTCAAAAAAGGAAGCGATACAATTAATTTTAATGCGAGAGAGTTTATAAGAGAGCTTGATGCTATAGTTGAAAAAAATGAAAAAACTGAAGGGGTAAAAGATATATTCAAAAAAGGTGCTTTGCTTGATAATAAAAGTAAGGTATTTGTTGATGTTAATAACGAAGAGAAAGAAGATTTTAAAAAGATATTTGCAGGAAACATACCTGACCATAAAATACTATCTTGTGCATACAATTTGAAATCTGAAAATCATAGAGTAGTTCTCATTACAAAAGATATCAATATGAGAATGAAGGCAAGAAGTTTAGGTATAGATACTCAAGATTATAACACTGATAAAATTGATAAATTATCTTCATTGTTTACTGGTATAGAAAGTATCTCTGGTGACAATGCACGTGTTTATATAAAAGAGCTTAAAGATAATAAACAAATAGGCGTTAAAGAAGAGCATTCAATTTATCCTAACACATATTTTTGTTATAGAGTAAATGAAGAAGATGAAGCTGTGATAGGTAAATATAAAGATGATACTAATACAATAGTTTATGTTGATAGTGATATTAATGCTTATGGAATAAAGCCAAGAAATGAAGAGCAAGCTATGGCTTTAGATGTTTTACTTGATAATGATATACCTTTAGTTACAATAATGGGTAAAGCTGGTACTGGTAAAACACTTTTAGCTCTTGCTGCTGCTTTAGAAAAAAGAAGAGAGTACAGGCAAATACTTTTAGCCCGTCCAATAGTTGCACTTTCTAATAAAGATTTAGGTTTTTTACCTGGAGATGTTAACAGCAAATTAGACCCTTATATGCAGCCTTTATTTGATAACCTTTCAGTAATACAGCATATACATTCTGATGATAGTGATGAAAGCAAGAACATTAAAAAAATGCTTGAAAATGAAAAGATAGTAATTTCTCCTTTAGCATATATTAGAGGAAGAAGTTTAAATAGAATATATTTTATAGTAGATGAAGCACAAAACCTCACTCCTCATGAAATAAAAACTATTATTACAAGAGCAGGCGAAGGAACAAAAATAGTTTTCACAGGAGACATTCACCAGATAGATACTCCTTATTTGGACGAAAGAAACAATGGACTTACTTATTTGATAGACAGAACCAAAGGAGAAGTTTTAAGCGGAACTGTAACGCTTGAAAAAGGAGAGCGTTCAAAACTTGCCGAGCTTGCTGCGAACGTATTATAA